AATAAAATACGTAGTTCTTCCTCGTCCAAGTCTTTCCATTCTCCAATAGAAAGGTGATCGAGGGTAATATTCATGATACGAACGCGTTGAAGTCTTCTTATACCATACCCAAGTGCAGCACACATACGCCTAATTTGGCGATTTAATCCTTGCGTTAAGATAATCGAGAACTGATGAGAACTTAATTTCGTCACTTTACATGGCAATGTTACAGTATCCAAAATCTCAACACCACTTGCCATTTTGTTGATAAATGCTTGAGAAATTGGGCGATCTACCGTGACAATGTATTCTTTTTCATGGTCATTTTCTGCACGAAGTATTTCATTCACAATATCCCCATCATTGGTCAATAAAATGAGACCATCGGAATCTTTATCTAACCGGCCAATATGAAAAATACGTAATGGGTGGCCGACAAAATCGACTATATTTCCTTTTATATGGCGTTCCGTTGTACTCGTGATCCCAACTGGCTTGTTCAATTTAATGTACACATACGGATCTTCATGTTTCACGGGCTTTCCATCTACCATGACATCGTCAGTAGCTTCCACTTTCGTACCTAATTCTGCTTTCATTCCGTTTACAAATACTCGGCCATCTTCGATCCATTTATCCGCTCCGCGTCTGGAAACGATTCCTGCTTCGCTTAAAAATTTGTTTAATCTCACCGTTATCACCTGCTTTAAAAGTTATCTCTATTATAGAGGTACATCATTGTCTATTGAAAGAAATAGCGTGTAGACTAATAAAAAAGAGACTGAGGGAGTTGTTGTCATGAAAATAATCATTTCACTAATGTTACTTGCTGTCGTTGCATGGAGTTTCTTCCGTCCTTCTAAGCGTGGAAAAATGACCTTTACCAATTTGATAAATGAACCTCATGAAGAGAAGAAGGAAGTAAATGTGTCCAAAGAAGAGGAAGACAGATAGAAAGAGTAGGATTTTCAAATAGGAAGACTTATTTGAACCGAAAAGCATCTTGATTCAACACTCTTGAATGTGTTCAGTTGTGACTATTTCCCGGGAAATAAGGGAAAAGAAAGAGAATGGAGGTGGCAACATGAACGAATGGAAATTATGGATTAATGGAAAATGGATGGACACGCAAGAAACAATCGATTTGAAAGCGCCATATGATGGGAAGCTTATTGCACGCATTGCGAAAGGAACAGCGGACGATGTAACAAAAGCGATTGAAGGAGCGGACGACGCTTTTCATTCCTTTAAAAAGTGGACTGCTCACGAACGTGCTGAAATGTTGTATCAAGTTGTTGCAATCATGAAAAAAAGAAAGCAAGAGCTTGCGGAGATTATGGCCAAGGAAGCTGGAAAACCGATTAAAACATCGTTAGCAGAGATGGATCGGACTATTTCCACGTATTTGTTTGCCGCAGAGGAAGCGAAACAAATCCACGGAGAAACCATTCCGATGGATGCAGCGCCAGGTGGAAAAGACCGAATTGGGTGGACGAAAAAAGAGCCAATTGGCGTAGTGGCTGCAATTACGCCATTTAACTTTCCATTTAACTTAGTGGCACATAAATTAGGTCCTGCTTTCGCTGTCGGAAATACGGTTGTGTTAAAACCCGCGTCCCAAACACCTGTCAGTTCCTTAGTTTTAGCAGAAATATTCCAAGAAGCTGGTCTGCCAGCAGGTGCTTTACAAATTGTCACGGGTGGCGGTAAAGAGCTAAGTGATGCATTAGTGACACATCCGAAAGTGAAAAAAGTAACGTTCACCGGAAGTGTGGATGTGGGACTGCAGATTAAAGAGAAAGTCGGGCTGCGTAAAATTACGTTAGAACTTGGTTCGAACTCTGCACTGATCGTCGAACCTTCAACTCCAGTCGATCAAATCATCAAGAGAAGTGTAGAAGGTGCCTTTGGATTTGCCGGACAAGTATGTATTTCCTTGCAACGAATCTATGTGGCACGCAGTATATACGATGAATTTGTGAAGGCATTTGTACAGGAGACGGAAAATCTAGTGGTTGGAGATCCGTTAGACGAAAAAACAGATGTTAGCTCGATGATCCACCCAGAAGAAGTAACGAGAATTTCTGAATGGATTGAAGAAGCAAAAGAAAATGGCGCAACGGTTGTGACAGGAGGAGAAGTAACCGAGCGCAAGTTGCAGCCGACTGTTCTAACACATACGACTCCTACCATGAAGGTAGTATGCCAAGAAGTATTTGCACCCATCGTCTCCATCATGCCGTATGATTCACTTGATGAAGCTATATCACTTGTGAATGACTCCAAATACGGTTTAAATGTAGGAATTTATACGAATGTATTAACGGATGCATTACATGCAGCAGATGAGTTGCAAGCTGGTGCCATAATTATTAATGATATTCCGACATTCCGTATAGATAACATGCCGTATGGCGGTGTGAAAATGAGTGGATATGGCCGTGAAGGAGTAAAATTCGCGGTGGATGAAATGACAGAATTGAAATTCATCACGATGAAAACAACGTTTGAATCGTAGTAAGTAAAGTCACATATAGAGAGTGCGTTGAGTGAAAACTCATCGTGCTCTTTTTTCATTGTCATGATGCTTGTTAATCCATGGATCAAAGAGATACTTCACCACGCTCTAACAACCTTCATACATTATGGAAAAGGAGGATGGAATGGTTTATTGCCAAGTTCCAATCACTAATGTATGGACGCATCCATCAAAAGTAAGAAAAGTAGATGACCTCATGCTTCAAGAAAATCCAAATGTCATCGATTGGTTGGAGAAGCAAACGCTTCAACAACGAAAAGATTTAGCCGAACACTGTCGTATTCAAACACAACTTAACTATGGAGAAAAAGTTGAAATTGATCATATCGAAAAGGAATGGGCTTGTGTCTATTGTTTGGAACAACCGACATCCAAACAATCGAAGGGTTACCCTGGATGGGTTTTGCGCAAACATCTAACGTCGGAAAAACTCGAATCCGATCAATTACCGCCAAATCTTCATCTATCCGATTTTTTAGGGAAGCCCTATTGCTGGGGTGGGCTGTCGAAAGATGCCATTGATTGCTCTGGCCTTGTCTATATACTTGCAAAAAGTACTGGGAACTTGATTCCCCGAGATGCGAAAGATCAAGTAGAATGTGGGTTTTACGTTTCCAAAGTGGTAGTAGGTGATTGTTTATTTTTTGGGGAGAAGCGTGCTCAACATGTAGGGATTGCGATTTCTTCAAAGGAGATGATCCATGCTCCATGTACAGGGAAAACGGTCGAAAAGATTTCTATTGCTGACTACAAGACGTATCCACTGCTTTCCATACGACGCGGAATAATATCACCTAAAGTAGTCGTATAATCTATAAGTTTTTCTTATCTCTCTTCTTTCATTTATCGTCATTTTCTTATGACTTAAGACGATTTATACTGAAAGGAGAAAGAAGGGATTCGGATGGAGTATATCACGTTGTTTGTCACAGGGATCGTTGCTACAACTATTGGAACATTAGCTGGAGGAGGGGGATTGATTAGTCTACCTATTATGATGTTGCTTGGGATGCCCATTCATTCCGCCATTGGAGCCAACAAAGTGTCCAATAGTGTTAGTTCGACGACTAGTTTTTTAACGCTTTTGCGGAAAAAGCAGATTACCTTGAAACAGGCTTGGTGGATCGCTCCGATCAGTTTAACAGGTGGAGTAATGGGGGGATTACTCGCCAATTCATTTACCTCAGAACAACTATCTATTATTGCAATTGGCTTGTTGTTATTCGCATTCGCAACTTCCTTTCTTGGAAGAAATAATTTTGATGGAACAGAAATTCTTACGCGCACAAAGAAAAGTATGGCAGGATTACTAGGCATCGGGATATATGACGGCTTTTTCGGTCCTGGTCAAGGAACGCTTATGTTATTCCTGTTTAACCATCTTCGAATTGGCTACGTACGATCCGTTGCACTTGTGCGCTTTGCTACTATGAGTAGCTGTATAGGTGCAGCAATCAGCTATATCTTTTCTGGAAACATTTTGTGGGCTTTAACATTGTGTTTAATGGCAGGATCGATTACAGGGGCACAGCTTGGAGTTCGAATTGCGGAAAATCTTAATCCAAAACATGTGAAACCTATTTTGCGAGTGGTAACAGCTCTTTTAATTGTTCAAATCGCTTGGGGACAAATTTCCTAATCCGTGAATCTTTTCCTGTTTGAGAACGTACTAGTACTTGTAATCATTTATAAGGAGGTGCGTCATGGAACCAATTGTTGAATTACGTAATCTGTCGAAAACAATCGGCTCGAAAAAGATCATCAAAAATTTGAATCTATCGCTATATCCTGGCCAAATTACAGGCTTCCTAGGTCCAAATGGAGCAGGGAAGACGACGACCATTCGAATGATGGCAGGTCTCATGAAGCCAACTAGCGGGGAAGTATGGATTGAAGGTCAATCGAACCAAACCCATTTTGAAGAAACGATGCAAAAAATGGGGGTCATCGTAGAAAATCCCGAAATGTATAAATTCATGTCTGGATGGAAAAATCTCGTTCATTTCGCACGCATGCACAAAGGCGTGGATGAGAATCGAATTCGAGAAGTCGTAGCCCAAGTTGGGATGGAAAAACGAATTCATGAAAAAGTTTCGACCTACTCACTTGGAATGCGTCAACGTTTAGGATTAGCGCAAGCTCTATTACACCGTCCTAAATTTCTTATTCTAGATGAACCTACAAACGGGTTAGACCCCGCTGGAATTCGTGAATTTCGTACATACCTTCGACAAATTGCAGAGCAAGACGGCGTTTCCGTTTTCGTTTCAAGTCATTTGTTATCCGAAATTGAATTGATGTGCGACCGCATCGCCGTGATACAAAATGGCGAATTGATCGATATCCGAGAAATGCATCAAACAACAGAATCGTTCTACTATTTACAAGCAGAACCGAGCGATGCTTTGACAGCTGTTTTGGGGAATAAAGTGCAGGACGTGACAGCGCATAATAAGGGCTATGTTCTTGCTATTACCGAAGCAGAAGTCCCATCCCTCATTTCGGAGCTTGTTGCGAATGGTGTCGCGATCTACCAAATCGCACCATTTAAAAAGACATTAGAAGATCAATTCTTAGAAATGACGGGAGGTGGCCAAATTGTTTAATCTTATCAAAAATGAATGGATGAAACTTTGGCACAAGAAATCCTCTTGGATAATGGTGGCATTACTCGTTGTTTTACTGTTAGGAGTCACTGGCATTATGCAGTTTGTCTCTGGACAAATGGATCAAGGTTCTTCGCAACCTTCTTTACAACAAGAGAAAGCATCCATTGAACAGCAACTTTCTGCAAAAGTGGATCCTATCACAGAAAAAGTATTAAAAGAAGATTTAGCGAAGATTGACTATCAGTTAGAGAACGATGTAGAAACAATTGATCCACAAAGTGGAGAGCAATACTTAATTGATTCATACGGGCTATTGTCGATTGTCGTATTAATGACGGTCATTGCTGCGGCAGGAATAGTAGCATCGGAATTCTCCACTGGTACCATCAAAATGCTTCTTTCTCGCCCTGTCAAACGATGGAAAATTCTTGCGAGTAAATACGTCACATCCCTTTTATTTGGGTTGTTTTTAGCACTTGTTGCGATGCTCACGACTTATTTAGCGAGTATTCTATTTTATGACGCATCCAATGGTGTACTGCTAGATGTGAAAGATGGAAAAGTTGTTGAAATTAGCGTGATGGCCAAAGTACTCAAGCTTTATGGACTGCAGTTCAT
The Paenisporosarcina cavernae genome window above contains:
- a CDS encoding C40 family peptidase — encoded protein: MVYCQVPITNVWTHPSKVRKVDDLMLQENPNVIDWLEKQTLQQRKDLAEHCRIQTQLNYGEKVEIDHIEKEWACVYCLEQPTSKQSKGYPGWVLRKHLTSEKLESDQLPPNLHLSDFLGKPYCWGGLSKDAIDCSGLVYILAKSTGNLIPRDAKDQVECGFYVSKVVVGDCLFFGEKRAQHVGIAISSKEMIHAPCTGKTVEKISIADYKTYPLLSIRRGIISPKVVV
- a CDS encoding aldehyde dehydrogenase family protein — translated: MNEWKLWINGKWMDTQETIDLKAPYDGKLIARIAKGTADDVTKAIEGADDAFHSFKKWTAHERAEMLYQVVAIMKKRKQELAEIMAKEAGKPIKTSLAEMDRTISTYLFAAEEAKQIHGETIPMDAAPGGKDRIGWTKKEPIGVVAAITPFNFPFNLVAHKLGPAFAVGNTVVLKPASQTPVSSLVLAEIFQEAGLPAGALQIVTGGGKELSDALVTHPKVKKVTFTGSVDVGLQIKEKVGLRKITLELGSNSALIVEPSTPVDQIIKRSVEGAFGFAGQVCISLQRIYVARSIYDEFVKAFVQETENLVVGDPLDEKTDVSSMIHPEEVTRISEWIEEAKENGATVVTGGEVTERKLQPTVLTHTTPTMKVVCQEVFAPIVSIMPYDSLDEAISLVNDSKYGLNVGIYTNVLTDALHAADELQAGAIIINDIPTFRIDNMPYGGVKMSGYGREGVKFAVDEMTELKFITMKTTFES
- a CDS encoding ABC transporter permease — protein: MAKLFNLIKNEWMKLWHKKSSWIMVALLVVLLLGVTGIMQFVSGQMDQGSSQPSLQQEKASIEQQLSAKVDPITEKVLKEDLAKIDYQLENDVETIDPQSGEQYLIDSYGLLSIVVLMTVIAAAGIVASEFSTGTIKMLLSRPVKRWKILASKYVTSLLFGLFLALVAMLTTYLASILFYDASNGVLLDVKDGKVVEISVMAKVLKLYGLQFITVIVYATLAFMIGSVFRSSSLAIGLSIFLLFVGPNVVFFLRDYEITKYFFFTHSDLAMYETPFQVVPDITIGFSLAVLFVYMVLFLLVSFWSFVQRDVKA
- the rluF gene encoding 23S rRNA pseudouridine(2604) synthase RluF, whose translation is MRLNKFLSEAGIVSRRGADKWIEDGRVFVNGMKAELGTKVEATDDVMVDGKPVKHEDPYVYIKLNKPVGITSTTERHIKGNIVDFVGHPLRIFHIGRLDKDSDGLILLTNDGDIVNEILRAENDHEKEYIVTVDRPISQAFINKMASGVEILDTVTLPCKVTKLSSHQFSIILTQGLNRQIRRMCAALGYGIRRLQRVRIMNITLDHLSIGEWKDLDEEELRILFQKLNYEPKR
- a CDS encoding ABC transporter ATP-binding protein; this encodes MEPIVELRNLSKTIGSKKIIKNLNLSLYPGQITGFLGPNGAGKTTTIRMMAGLMKPTSGEVWIEGQSNQTHFEETMQKMGVIVENPEMYKFMSGWKNLVHFARMHKGVDENRIREVVAQVGMEKRIHEKVSTYSLGMRQRLGLAQALLHRPKFLILDEPTNGLDPAGIREFRTYLRQIAEQDGVSVFVSSHLLSEIELMCDRIAVIQNGELIDIREMHQTTESFYYLQAEPSDALTAVLGNKVQDVTAHNKGYVLAITEAEVPSLISELVANGVAIYQIAPFKKTLEDQFLEMTGGGQIV
- a CDS encoding sulfite exporter TauE/SafE family protein; this translates as MEYITLFVTGIVATTIGTLAGGGGLISLPIMMLLGMPIHSAIGANKVSNSVSSTTSFLTLLRKKQITLKQAWWIAPISLTGGVMGGLLANSFTSEQLSIIAIGLLLFAFATSFLGRNNFDGTEILTRTKKSMAGLLGIGIYDGFFGPGQGTLMLFLFNHLRIGYVRSVALVRFATMSSCIGAAISYIFSGNILWALTLCLMAGSITGAQLGVRIAENLNPKHVKPILRVVTALLIVQIAWGQIS